A segment of the Cenarchaeum symbiosum A genome:
TCTCCATTTATATCAACTATTATCTCATCTAGAAATTGTATGTTATCTATAGGAGATATTGTTGAAAGTATTAATGGATAATCTGTTACTGTTGTATTGCCATGAATATGTATTGCCCTATAATTTAATTCATCAAAATTTACTGTCAATTTTACTGGTAATACAGAATTTAATGTCGAAGAAATCGTATCCTCATTCGACAAAAGTCCTCCAGACGCACCCACATACACATCAATATAATTACCAGAATCCATCTCCGGATGTGTTATGTTGATATGATATGCGCCATCCACAATATCCGTTAGCAATATCTCCTCCGAGAACACCCCCTCTGAATTGACAGGAACTTGTGATGTTAGAAGCCCCACCCCGTTGGGGTCCTCCAGACCGATATTGACGCTCGAATATGATTCAGGTGTAAACCCGTTGATTACAATCATTGTCCCCTTTGCCTGGATATACGCATGCAGTCCAACGTGGTGATCCCCCTCTGGAACCACATAGGGCTTGGGCCATGGCTCATTATCCGGATCCACGGAAATGTCCTCTTCGACAGTCTGCGCATCGGCATATGGTAGTGCAAAAAGCGGCAGAAATAGGACTGCCAGAATGGCTCTATTCATCACAAAATACACCATTTTCCATCATGTAGGGCCTGTCCATGTCCGATATAACGCGCAGCATTGTATAAAAATATAAATCACCCAGGGCGTAATAATTACAATAAAGGCCTCAAATGCAAGGTTTGCTAGTAACAAATTCTCCATTATGCCCACAAATTAGGACAATTTTCATTTTACGGTGGATGGTTTGGAGATCCATGTTCCCAGAGGTAGACAAGCGTGCACCAGATACTAGATGGAAACACGGGCATGTCATCTCAACAGTCTACTAGGAAGCCGGTCCCGCAGCCGCGCCACGCTCCCCGAACCAGGCCGCAAATGAAGAGAGGGCCCTGTACCTGTGCGATACGGCATCCTTGCCGTCCATCTCGGCAAAGGTGGTAGCCCCGCCCTCGGGTACAAACACCGGGTCGTACCCCCATCCCTTTCCGCGCTGATCCCCCGCTATCTCGCCCCTGACCTCGCCCGCAAAGACGGCACCTCCTGTATCATCACGGTATGCCACCGCAGACCGGAAGGCGGCCCCCCTCTCGGATCCCACCAGCCGGAGTATCCCTTCGTTGCCTATCGTCCCCTGCACATACGCCGAGTACGGGCCGGGAAAGCCCCCCAGACAGTCTATGTACAGCCCGTCGTCTTCTGCCAGCACCGGGTGCCTGCACAGATCAAACGCGGCGCGCGCCTTGTGCTCCGCTATCTCTTCAAGGCTGTCCGATTGTACCTCCGGCAGGCGCGCCTCATAATACCCAGCCTTTATTCCGAGACTGTCCAGTATCCTCCCCGCCTCAGAATACTTGTTCTTGTTCGACGAGGCAAACAGTACATCATACGACTGTTGCATATCTCCCCCTTGCCTCTATCTCGGCTACCAGCGAGGTGATCCTCCCCAGGCGCGCCGCCCCGACCGCCGACCCATACCCCGAGAGAAACCCCTTCCAAGCCTTCTCCATCTCGCGAACATGCGCGCTGTTCAAGATCTCCTTAAACAACCTCAGGTCCACAGCATGGTCCTCCGGCTTGTCCGTCCTGGCCGACAGCCCAAAGTCTATCGCGTAGAGTGTTCCGCCGGAGCGGATAAAGTTCGACGTGGTAAGATCCCCGTGCATTATCCCATTCTTGTGCAATGTGCCAGCCATCCTGCCTATCTGTTCAGCGAGCCGCACCAGAGCTGCCCCCGAGAAGGAGCTGACGGGCCTGCCGCGTACATGCTGCATGGTGATGCTGCATTCCACAGTATCCACGAAAAATACCACCGGCACCGGCACACCGGCGGACCTTGCCTGCCGGATTATCTCCGCCTCGCGCACGGTCCTCCTCTTCCGCAGCCTGGCGTCAAGGTCCGCGTTTCTGTACCCGCGGGCCCTCCTTATCTTTAGCACGGCGGCCCTCGAGCCCCACTCGGTCAGGTAGATGTCCCCCTCGGCGCCCCTGCTGAGCAGCCTCACGGGGCATGGCGGCATAGGCAGCAATTTAGAGGTTGTTTTGGGATCAGGCAGCAGGCGGGCCCCCTGTCCACCCCTAGTAGGATTATAATCATGTAGGGTATGCCGCATGAACATGGAAGGCGAGAAGAAGCTCAAGCAGGAGGACTGCAGTGAGGACAAGCTGGGCCCCGGCATCCTGACGCTCACCACCAAGAGGCTGGCATTCGACAAGACAAGGGGCCGGATCATGGACTTTAAAAAACAGATAGACGAGACCATAATCAACATGCCCCTCGGGGACGTCTCCAAGGTCTGGAAGGAGGGCCGGTTGATGAAAAAGGTCTGCTTTACGGGCACGAGCCTCGGGAAAGAGGAGACCTACAAGTTCGGCGTATTTGGCAGCGGCGGCTGGCTGGAGGCCATCCAGGACGCAATAGAGGATCTAGAGGACGATGACTAGTACCCTACATCTACAGTATCAAGCCGCCACGACTGTCTAACGAACGTATCAGCCAGGGGTGCGCCGTCCTTTATCGACGCCTCGAGCAATCCAGTGCATGCTATCTGCGCCCCGCAATCGCCTGAATATACCGGCGGGACCACAAACAGCCTGCAGCGCTGCCTCCCGCAGGCGCCCTCCAGCATCCCTGCAAGCCTCTTGTTTGCAGCCACGCCGCCCACCACCATGAGCTCCCGCTTGCGCGTAAACGAGAGCGCCCGCTCTACAGCTTCTGCCACCATGGCAAATGCAGTCTCCTGTAAAGAATAGCTTGCAGTCTCCTTGCCGCGCCGGGCTGCAGTCTTTGCCGCGGATAAAAGCCCCGAGAATGAAACGTCATTGCCTTTTACAGAATACGGCAGATCAGTATATTCCGACGACTCTGCTGCAAGCTCTTCGACCTGCCTTCCGCAGGGCGATGGAAACCCAAGCGACCTGCCGAACTGGTCCAGCAGCTGCCCCAGCGTTATGTCCAGCGTCTCGCCAAAGACCCTCCACCTG
Coding sequences within it:
- a CDS encoding Mn2 -dependent serine/threonine protein kinase (COG3642), translated to MPVKQTFFINRPSFQTLETSPRGMLIMVSSICFLKSMIRPLVLSNASLLVVSVRMPGPSLSSLQSSCLSFFSPSMFMRHTLHDYNPTRGGQGARLLPDPKTTSKLLPMPPCPVRLLSRGAEGDIYLTEWGSRAAVLKIRRARGYRNADLDARLRKRRTVREAEIIRQARSAGVPVPVVFFVDTVECSITMQHVRGRPVSSFSGAALVRLAEQIGRMAGTLHKNGIMHGDLTTSNFIRSGGTLYAIDFGLSARTDKPEDHAVDLRLFKEILNSAHVREMEKAWKGFLSGYGSAVGAARLGRITSLVAEIEARGRYATVV
- a CDS encoding xanthosine triphosphate pyrophosphatase (COG0127), giving the protein MLAEDDGLYIDCLGGFPGPYSAYVQGTIGNEGILRLVGSERGAAFRSAVAYRDDTGGAVFAGEVRGEIAGDQRGKGWGYDPVFVPEGGATTFAEMDGKDAVSHRYRALSSFAAWFGERGAAAGPAS
- a CDS encoding O-sialoglycoprotein endopeptidase (COG0533); protein product: MGAVVARALSSYHGIPIYPVNHAIGHIELGKLLTGAQDPLVLLVSGGHTMLLAFVGGRWRVFGETLDITLGQLLDQFGRSLGFPSPCGRQVEELAAESSEYTDLPYSVKGNDVSFSGLLSAAKTAARRGKETASYSLQETAFAMVAEAVERALSFTRKRELMVVGGVAANKRLAGMLEGACGRQRCRLFVVPPVYSGDCGAQIACTGLLEASIKDGAPLADTFVRQSWRLDTVDVGY